The following nucleotide sequence is from Aedes aegypti strain LVP_AGWG chromosome 3, AaegL5.0 Primary Assembly, whole genome shotgun sequence.
tattttttggcAATCTCTTTTTCGCAGGAACGAAATTGGTCGGCTTCAATCGGATGAAGTTTTTGCTCGAATCGCTGGCTGACCTTGACCGGCAGTTGCGTGAGATTGGAGGACAGCTGTACGTCTTCAGGGGCAACGCAGTGAATGTGATGCGTCGATTGTTCGAAGAATTGAACATTCAGAAGCTGTGCTTCGAGCAGGATTGCGAGCCCATCTGGAAGGCTCGCGACGATGCCATCCAGAACCTGTGCCGCATGATGGACGTCAAGTGCGTCGAGAAGGTGTCGCATACCCTGTGGGATCCGCAGCAGATTATTCGTACCAACGGCGGGATTCCGCCGTTGACGTATCAGATGTTCTTGGTAAGTATCGAAACATATGACATACATCTTGTTAGACGGACGCCCTTTCCGAATATACCACAGTTACATTCAGCGCAATTCAGAGCCAATCCTGAATTTAAATACCTGGATCAAATAAGCTTATCGTTATCTTATTTTGTCTATTCAAACTTTTTGACAATTATATGTTTCATTTGATAATTCGATTCCCAAATATTTGGAAACGCTCGAAAACCAATGAAGCTTTTTTAACAAGGGGTAAATCTGCAAACAGAGGCCTGGGAATGTAACTCAGGGAGTATGAGGATGTCGCAACACCGAAGACTATacgtgagcaattctcgctgaattgctcaagtgtGTACAGAGTGCACAGACAATACCCTTgtcctcagacccttatctccctggaaccaccttacggtatttcttcatgGAGGGCCAGTGCATATATCACTTAACACAAGTAACAGAACTAGCTGTTTCTCCTAGCCCTTGAACAATGTTACACGGGACCAGCTTCGACAgtgctaatcctctgcagccaactcttggtcggagCGTCaaaggcgctgcaattctagcaTAATGTGACACAAGTAGTTACTGCATTTTAACACTCGGCATCCGCATACATTCTCTCTATTATTTAGTCGGGGGACGGGTCCTCTCCGcatctctcacaacaatgaaatgggggcaatcgaacacgacatgctccgctgtttcctccacaccagcacaattgtggtACGCAGGAGAGGAGTTTTctaaccgctttaggtttctgctcgttgtAAGCGCTTTAGACCAGATTGATCCTCCGTACCTCAGTATGGaaagcgccacgcttgccagtagcttgcgtttgctagcaactacagcagagctgttagacatcatcctcgaaagcacCGCTATACCCGTAGATGCcattttacaggcatattcaacgtgactagcaaagctgagcttgtcatcgatcattatcCCAAGATACCTAAGGGATCGTTCGGACTGGTGCAaccacctaccgagataagcgagGACTTGCgattgttgaccaccaccacctcagtcttgtgacgggtcAGTcttagtttcctagacttcatccattctttgactatggaaatagagtgcgctgctgtcaactatacttcctccatcgattcgccatagaccactaggatgataacgtcggcaaagccaacaatcttaacacccgtcggaagggtcAGCCTCactacgtcatcgtacatcgcattccataacaccgggcccaggattgaaccttgaggtactcccgcagtaattcgaacgcttttctgtccctcttctgtgtcatacagtagaatcttATTAACAAAAtggctttctagaagcttacacggttgcaccggtaccttgaggcggtgaaatGTGTTTTggacgcattcttcacatccagagtgacaaccgcgcagtaacgttTATGCagttttatgctcgattgccacctcagctgccTGAACGACtgactggatagcgtccagagtagatttacctttccgtaatccaaactggttgtacGACAGACCATCCGCACTTTCCGTATAcagtactagcctgttgaggatcaacctctccaataacttgcccgtcaaTAGTAGTCAGATGGGTCTATatgccgacgggtcacctggtggtttccccgtctttggtagtagcaccaatttctgtcgcttctatTCTTTCGGGAAGATTCCATGAGCTTGTCTGTGCTTGAACGCTGCATAGTTGCATCGTGCTCCTGAACATGTTCGGATCCGCGTTGAATGCTGCTTTTAGGGTAgtattcgggataccatcgggtcccaaTTCCTTATTTGACttgaatgatttcacgacttctttcagctcttcgttcgtcactctcgccacttctttgccttcatctgccgcatatgGCGCGGGGGGTCATGGGCTTGGGGGGGGggatgcgggaagagtacatcgactATCGATCGCAGtaactcgggcgacttctcttggcGTCACCTCATGGCCTCGAATCGGCACTCTCGCAcagactttcaaagcatgccctattgactcttgatttccttcttgagagccaactttgcctctctgaatgctgcaccgcgttctttTCTTTGTAATTCTGTACGTGCGCGTTTCATTCTTTGTCTAGCCCGAaagcagattgctcgaagatttgcaattgattcgcaccaccagtacaccagcggcctgttctctctagaaggggcttttctcggcatgggataaccacacgctcgtgatatcacagcaactaaaTCTTCACCATTTAGGTCCACAGTGTTCCGTTCGTGCCTcaaggcttcagtgaatacttcgccgtcgaggCGCACTGTTTTCcaacctcgggcttgggtcgaatTACATCATGCTGCCTTCCGCCCGTCTAGTTTTATACTAAAGCGAGTATAACCGTCaacaacgcgccagttcatggtacccttaaggttaggactacataacgtcacgtcgataatcgattctgcaccatttctgcggaaggtactcactgtgccaccccactccactgcccatgcattaaagtcactagctatcactactggctgccaaTTAGCCAATTCGGCTATCAGAATCGACTACCATGGGGGCGCGTAAcagctgcaatagaacacgccgatGGTTTTTGCTATCATAGAACCTTCATTTTAGATAGATACTACTTCTTGGATAAGGTATAGTCCTGTCATCCCTATATCTGCTAGcagttgagacctatccgcaaTCCAGTTCcagttgttggctggtatgcggtatgggttcAATAGTAACACCACAAAGGTCttcgtttccgagactgactgtcAAAACAGCTGcggggctgcatcacagtggttcaaACTCAACTGTATTACTTCCGTTTTGGGTGCTTTAAAACTCCGCTTGAACCCGAACATttggtccgcccgttaagtgtccattgtctgctctgtcgacacatattgggcacttagcgatttgcttacaatcgcttgccctatggccttcagtgccgcattttctgcacatcttattTCTTACGGAACCATTGCAATttcacgacttatggcccttcccgaaacacttgaagcaaacttcatgaggctgttgtatgcagagccggcaaaccgaccagtatgcccaagttcttctcTTTGTTGGCCTCTGTGACCGgtagcctgatcgccgccacctgagTGCCCTGCGGACCCTTCCTAAGGTGGATGgacttactggctacgtcgatatcacactgctctttgagggcagtcgagacctccgctgcatcggtgatttcatccagatttttacactggagagtcgatTCTGCAGTCAACGATCTCTCATCGACCTTgtcgccaagtacttcttgtgctagTTGCTTATAAGCTGCACCCTTTGACTTGATGTCGTTccttaagactaggatcattttaccaatcctagtccgccttatgctccgcacatctgcgcccaatggcgttAACTTCTCCATGCCCACATCTGCGataacttctccgtgcttcgcatAGCCtacagaacctcggcgtattttgccTCCTCCGCTCAGATAACGAGGGCCTCGCCTAAGTTCCTACGTTTCACTGTCTTCGTTTTAGCATTCTCCTTGGTCTCCGTTTTTGGTTTTCTCtgttgtttattatttccaactcgtatccacgggttgctgttgctttgcgcccgtggttcctgagGATGTACTACCTGATTCGAGCTGACCCGGCTCTCTTTTtgcttggtgttggcctctccactgttgccatgtcctcttgatcgcggagcttggctcgtgccagttTTTCCGCTCTGGTgaacggccgcgtaggtcacttttcccttagtaaccatacgtcttttcgccacgtattcatcctcgGAAGGTCCCCTCTatcgcatcgcgtatcgaatcaTATCATCTGATACATTCGCGTTGTCTATGGAGGAAAATACTTCAGTCTGGCACGACTTAGTGTCTCTTTTGCCTTTTACCTTGCCAAGTTGTGTCTTGGGTTTcagctttgcagctaggactgactgtcgcaatttcagtagacttgttttcaagtccttGCTGATATTACTTTTGCTCTTAACAATTGTGGATGCCTTGTACTGAACTGTTCAAGTTTATTAAAAAAGCTCATCCAAACCCCTAACTTCCAGGGTTGTATTTAACCCAATATATTATTCcctatttccagcacaccgtCGATATCATTGGCAAACCGCCTCGCCCGGTGGCCGCACCCAGCTTCGAGTTCGTCGAATTCGGCACCATTCCGTCGATTCTTGCTCAGGAAGTGAAGCTGCAGCAGGTTCGCAACCTTTCGCCGGAGGACTTTGGCATTTACTACGAAGGCAACCCGGATATCTCCCACCAGCAGTGGATGGGCGGAGAAACTAAAGCACTGGAGTGTCTTGGCCACCGACTGAAGCAGGAAGAGGAAGCATTCCTGGGCGGGTACTTTTTGCCCACCCAAGCCAAACCGGAGTTTCTCGTGCCGGCCACGTCGATGAGTGCCGCGCTACGATTCGGGTGTCTTTCCGTGCGCATGTTCTACTGGTGCGTCCACGACCTGTACGAGAAAGTGCAGGCCAACAATCAGTACCGGAACCCCGGAGGACAACACATAACGGGGCAGTTGATTTGGCGCGAATATTTCTACACCATGTCGGTGCACAATCCGCACTACGCGGAAATGGAAGCCAACCCGATTTGTTTGAACATTCCTTGGTATGAACCGAAGGACGACTCGTTGGACCGCTGGAAGGAGGGCCGAACTGGATTCCCGATGATAGATGCCGCTATGCGGCAACTGTTGGCCGAAGGGTGGTTGCACCACATTCTCAGGAACATCACTGCCACGTGAGTTATTCACTCAGTCAATGCATTTCATTGCTACATCTTGAACAATCCTTGATCCCTTCTCCTTGCAGATTTTTAACACGTGGTGCCTTGTGGATCAGCTGGGAGGCCGGAGTGCAGCATTTCCTAAAATACCTGCTCGATGCCGATTGGTCAGTTTGCGCCGGCAACTGGATGTGGGTTTCGTCGTCTGCATTTGAGAAGCTACTGGATTCGTCCTCGTGTACCTCACCGATAGCGCTGGCTCGGCGACTCGATCCCAAGGGGGAATACGTGCGCCGATATCTGCCGGAGTTGAAGAACCTGCCGACGCTCTATGTGTAAGTTTCAAACTATGTACTTGACAACACAAGTGCAACTATGTTAGGGCTGGTAGCAATTTAGTGTCTTCAAAATATGAACTTTAGAGACATAATGCCTGAAAAAGAGTACGAAAAGAAAACATGAGCGTGAGCAGAGATGACCGCTTCATAATTGCAACTCCGTAATTAAACAGAACAAtcaaagttgcacagagatttaatcaATGGGGCTCGGGATTAGCTtgccattctcaatgtgcacaaatcgagagctcaaaattttcAAGTCAATGAGGGCGCCGACCACGCCCATACGGTTATTATggaaaggaaggaatgttagttctccaaccattgttactagagaccgaatatacctcttcatctccacagttgttatTGGAAAACTATTGTGTTAGTAGGATAAGTGCTATTGTTTGAAAAAACCCgaagttcgtagacacaaaagtcaatctggacaaattgtgaaaaataatggaatcatTCTgttgggcttcgatcccacgacttccaaaacgctagactgggcgcgctAATCAAATACGCCACAGAACAGGTAATAATTTCTTCAGCGCCGTCGGCCAAACTGAATCCACAGTCTGCCACGACCCCACATTCTGCTTCACAAATTacatctccttcggctctcttagTTTGGCATCGACTCTTccaagcgtgcctacgaacaggCTAAATATTGTAAACCGTGTACTCAACTAAACTTCCTTTCATTTCAGCCACGAACCATGGAAGGCGCCGCTGGACGTGCAGAAGGAGTGCGGCTGCATCGTTGGCCGGGACTATCCGGCACCGATGATCGATCTGGCGGCTGCCAGCCGGGCGAATGCCAATACCATGAACAGTATCCGCCAGAAGCTGATGGAACGGGGTGGATCTACGCCACCCCACTGTCGCCCTTCGGATGTGGAAGAAATCAGAAACTTCTTCTGGCTTCCGGAGGATGTGGTTGCTGACTGTTAAATGTGTCTCTACCTACCTACATATACTTACGATGTTGATTGTCGTGCCGCCGGATGTAACGATGTGCCAGTAATGAAGTCAATTGATGTCATTATCAACGAAAGAGCTTATTGTTGGAAGACGTTTATATTTTGTGGTGGAAAGTTTGTAACGTGTTTTTACTATaataaattttcagaaaagtaaagtaaagtaaaccAAATCCATGAATGATCTAGTCATTATTATTAGAAACaaagtaaaaacaatactagcAAATTCCGCTGAAATTGAAGTGTACTGATGTATTTACCGTAAACTTATTTACTGTATTTTCTTAAATCAACTGCAGTTGGTTCAATAAAGGATTTTACGGtagtgaaataaattttgtttttttttctgggaacgTGAgtaaaattgtattgaaatttaaaatggcAAGTGCAGACATTAAGCATAACTGTTTCAATACTCTTTATTTTTTCTGCCTTTACGCTCCaacttggacagagcctgcttttccaGTCGCGGCTGAAATTATTTGGTTAGTTggctgacacatttggtattagccgatgagtccttctacctttagtggagttaACCCATTCCTGCTGCTAACTTCTGACCGTTGCCTCTTTACACGAGTcgtggactcctctggtacctctttcgttgaagcattgaacatcttccttgatgacgGCCTCTTTAGAAATCATTCGatatgcgcttgctactcttaaaCATATGACTctatacgtgctttccaaccgttTTAGGTTTCTGCCAGTTCTAAGcacttttgaccagattggtcctccatatcCTAGAATGGATAGCGCCACgtttgccagcagcttgcgtttgctggcaattacagcagtgCTGTTAgccatcatcctcgaaagcgccgctatagccgtagatgcccttttacagacacattcaacgtggctagcgaagctgagcttgtcatcgatcattaccccaagatgcttaatggatcgcttggactctataatgcaatcacctaccgagataagcgtccgttgctcggacttgcgcttgttgaccaccaccacctgctgttaactctacttcctccatcgattcgccatagatCGCTAGAGTGATGTCGTCGGTGAACAACCGTCGGAAGGGGTAGCCttagtacgtcatcgtacatcgcattctataacatcgggcccaggatcgaaccttgaggtactcccgcggtaattcgaacacCTTTCTGCCCCTTCTCAGTGTTATACAGTAGATTTTTACCATCCTACCAGTACCTTGAGGCGGTTAAGTGTGTGGGCTttcgcattcttcacatccagagtgacaatcgcgcagtaacggatgccgcactttttatgctcgattgccacctcagttGTCTGAACGACCAACTGGATAGCGTCCATTTATccttcctgaatccaaactgattTTTGGACAAGCCGTCAGCACCTTCCATATACCTGTTGAGGATCAATCCCTCCaacaacttgcccgtcgtatctagtagacagataggtatATACGCTGACGGGTCACCAGGTAGTTTCCCCGCCTtcggtagtagcaccaatttctgtcgcttccatacatccggaaAGATTCCTTCACCAATGCAACGTTGCATCGCGCTTCTGAACATGTTTGGATGATACGGGAAGAATActtcgattatcgatcgcagcaactcgggcgacttctcttggggccATACCATACCTTTtatcttagccattaccactctgtaggcgtcatcCTATGGACTCGAATCGGaatagactatcaaagcatgcccgtttccgactcttgatttcctttttgagagctaactttgcctctctgaatactgcaccgcgttcttctctttgtcTTCCGTGCGTGCGCGTTACATTCTTCGTCTATCCCGAAGGCAGGCCGCTCGAAGATTTgaaattgattcgcaccaccagtacatCGGTGGTCTGTTCTCTCTGAGAGGGACTTTTCTCGGTGTAGAAGCATCACACGCCCGTGATAATAtcactagctcttcaccgtttaggtccagagtatTCCGTTTACGCCTCAGAGCTTCAGtaaatacttcgccgtcgaagcgcgctgatTTCCAACCTCGGACTTGGATTGAGTTACATCGCACTGCCTTCCGCCCGCTATGAATATGTCCGTCATCAATTCGCCagtttaaaataactaaaaggttaggactactgaaagtcacgtcgataatcgattctgcaccatttctgtgAAAGGTACTtgctgtacccacatttgccagctctacattacATTAGAAGGTGGTAAATTACTATTTACGAACTAACCCAGCGTTCACGTTCGATATGGAGGCTAGTCATATCGAATTCGTCCATCGTGCGCCAGAGTGTCGGACTCGAATCCACTACCGACTACATCCACCTTCGACCACGAGCCATCCCCCCCGGAACtgcctcttggcattacttcatggGAAAGGCTGTTGTGCTAACCAACACTGCTTCTTGCTTCGGTTCCTGCGTGTGACTCACGTACATCTTGTGCTTCTGTACACCCCTTGCTCTCTTTATACTGCATTTGGGGATGGCTTCACGCCAGGGCCATGTTTCTACTGCCGCTTCTGTGATTgctacgcttcgttgctctgcTGCTCTGTTGCTCGAGCTCTCCAGGTTAGTTCAGTTGGATGCCGAAatcggtccaacgattccggttggagggtagcATAGTTGGAGggaagatgatttttttagaacaaaagtgttttcggcaaaattgttataTATAATAAGGACTACATTTTGAGAATAATTGATATTAGGATGGTTCAACAaaatatggaaatatttttgccaacttTTATGCTTTTCATGTTAGCGCTTTGAAGTGTTGTAAGAAATTgttctttgtttaattttgaacaacttcgccgaagacgccaacattgtaatgtcgaattcgtttttgaacccaggttggaactggcgcaacccgttctgaatcacagtttcaaccccaacccgattcaggttcgaccgaactacaattagcttgacgtttgtttgtttatgtgttgatcaccgacccagttcctaaaaacgaaaacgacataagtCTACTATAACCCTTGCTATGGCGTTTTCAATGATGCAGGGTAGGGCGGTccttgaaaaattgatattttgcccataacttttttttcaaattctattaaaaATACGTCTTCtcaaagttttagaactagTTGAAACGCGCATTTTGGTGAAAGAATTAAGTGATTCTATTCATTCGTTAATGAGATATGAccatatttattcaaaaaaatcatatttttcaaacgatAATATCTCAAAAAGGGAAAAAACGGGGATGCAATTTGCGAAGGATCTGAGAGGTCTAACTTAAAAATTTGAACCTATTGTATTGTATATTGTATTTCTGGAGGATATTGGAGGATTTAGAGTATAATTTTGTTGTGAAAACGagcatttttattgaaaattcatcattttagttgaaatattgaaCATTACGACAAAGTTCTgaacataatttgtttgaaaactgttcaaatgaatatttttcagcaTATTATACTTgtttatgtaatgtttagattcatattccgaacactttcgGCTTACGCTGacttgaaatgcaaatatcagcCGATAATTACGAACTATTAAATTTCTTTGCATAAGTTAACAGTGAAATTTAACCTGAATTGAAGATAATAATATTAACATATCACCTTTTATTGTAAGTTTTTCGCAAAAGTatgcaacaaattttgtttccatcGCCGAACATTGTGATTATTCTACCACATATTCCGATCACTGCGATTAAAAtttcgaacagcacgaataaatcctaccgttttgactcatattccgaacacttaaggcgaACCGTGACTTCGAGCGCATCTAATAgtcataaattagctgatatttgtgaaaattgttattgcttcgcaaagtctaactgttagctgttcggtgtatcaagaaaaatgtttatttaaacttgctTAGTATAGTTTTTACgtgaaactattgtaaaacattttgattcaaatgccgaacactgtgttcaatctgtctcatattccgaacatcttgattcaaattccgaacagcacgaataaatcgcattcaaatgaataattccaCAAACAATTTTATCTGAGCTAGATTTACTAacctcaaactagagaatcaacaCTACTCccaaggtataaaatagattggaagacgaaAATTTGAATTGCAATCGACTGCCATTTGCAGGTATtctgatgacatatttcaatgaaagatttcaaccgaatcgccatacaaaaaccgagtgttcggaatataagtctgttcggaatttgagacaaaacggtattcatataaataattttgcaaattaattAATCTTCTGATTCATCTGACATCGAGCTAGAAAGTTATTactaccgtaattcggggtgtagttgatcagtggggagaagttgatcattcccgtacccataTGTATGAACTGCCAAGAGAGCTATTATCCGTTTTGAATTACCACAAGTTGTGTCATATCGTATTACCTGATAGctgctcttgatgtttctgAATTCGGTTCGTCGTTCAATACAGTTATGCCatggaaaaactgatttttaaggaaatgttcGATGAGCTGTTAAAAGGTTCTACCCCAAACATTCGTCTAttgccaaggctatataaagaccccttttaaataaactgtttcgtaCATTCCATATATGATCTGTGAACCCAGTTTTATATTTGCATTGAggataaaaaatctttttcagagataaaaatgttcattttgtgagcgagttgccaatttcaaaaaaaaaattgcatacctttctTTAGGCGTTTTATTTGGGGTATTCTGGATTTCATAATATTGaattctaaaattgaccgatttatcaacaacttgtaagatttttgagactcgATTCGGGATCAGTGATCCCAAATTTAGTAATTAGCAtgtctctttattttaggaaacatgtcacagtaattgatcaacttcaccccggaatcacaAATTCCACTTTtagatttctaaaaaatatttttgttattatgataacaattcgtaaaaatttcgtttctataattcgataaacatccatcagtacaggttttaaaaatattgagatgagaatacatgcatcctactaggaattatagaacagaatcgcacaaaagtgatcaacttcaccccattttacggtactcacaAGCTATAAAATAGGTTCGAACACATTAaatttgaattgcaattgactgccactTCCTGGgaatttgatgacatatatCAATGAAATAATTCAACCAATACGCCTTACAAAATCCGcttgtttggaatatgagtctaATTGAAgtatgttttaaattattaacgaaaaaatgttttgattcgTTGTACATTTCCAATGAACAGGCTGTGTATGGTTGAAAGtgattaaatttgatttaaaaaataaattatgacTATGGCAATCCTCTTTGGTTCAGTATAACAATTTGCAATTTATAAacatgagcttgagcttggataagtttacattaaaaaaataaaatgttcagCTTCATTGAACAGCATGTGTAAATGCTTGTAGAAGCCATtattaaatattatatttaataCATTTCATACATATTATTACTGATGCATTAAAACAACTATCGTGAATACAAAGTTGCGATCAACCTCTATTACAAAAGGTTTGTGTTTGTtagagaaaaatttaaaaaaataaatattcgtttgagaagatttccgatggttttgaat
It contains:
- the LOC5564182 gene encoding cryptochrome-1, translating into MTVNNILWFRHGLRLHDNPSLLEALRNDGTGSESVRLYPIFIFDGESAGTKLVGFNRMKFLLESLADLDRQLREIGGQLYVFRGNAVNVMRRLFEELNIQKLCFEQDCEPIWKARDDAIQNLCRMMDVKCVEKVSHTLWDPQQIIRTNGGIPPLTYQMFLHTVDIIGKPPRPVAAPSFEFVEFGTIPSILAQEVKLQQVRNLSPEDFGIYYEGNPDISHQQWMGGETKALECLGHRLKQEEEAFLGGYFLPTQAKPEFLVPATSMSAALRFGCLSVRMFYWCVHDLYEKVQANNQYRNPGGQHITGQLIWREYFYTMSVHNPHYAEMEANPICLNIPWYEPKDDSLDRWKEGRTGFPMIDAAMRQLLAEGWLHHILRNITATFLTRGALWISWEAGVQHFLKYLLDADWSVCAGNWMWVSSSAFEKLLDSSSCTSPIALARRLDPKGEYVRRYLPELKNLPTLYVHEPWKAPLDVQKECGCIVGRDYPAPMIDLAAASRANANTMNSIRQKLMERGGSTPPHCRPSDVEEIRNFFWLPEDVVADC